The nucleotide window GGCAGCTGGGCCTTGTCGAGCGGCTGGGCGGCCTTCTTGCCGATCAGCGTCTGCACGGCAAAGCCGGTCGGCACGACAAGGTCGTACCCCTTGGCACCAGCCGCCAGCTTGGCCAGCATTTCCTCGTTGTCACCGTAGTAATCCTGCACCAGCTTGCACTTGCACTCTTTTTCGAACTGCCTGGCCGTGTCTTCGGACAGGTAGTTGTTCCAGTTGTACAGATGCAGCTCATCGGCCGCGTAAGCCGTCGAACAGGCCGCCAGCGAAGCAGCCAATACCAGTTTCTTCCACATATGCAAATCCCCCTTGCAGTGGCGGGACGAGGACAGCCGTGCTGGTGTCGTGGCCACCAGACGGAACGAACGGGCCTGTTATCGGGACGGCCCTGCGAAACGGGGCAGGTCTTGCGACCCGCCCCGTCATGACACCGGGAAACATCGTCCGGCGATGATATGGCAATTTTGCTGCTTCAGCCGTGACTCTTGAGTGACGACGGCGACAGCCGGCTGGCAATCAGGATCAGGCACAGGGTCAGCAGCATCAGGAGCGAACTCACGGCGTTGACTTCCGGCGTCACGGCGATCTTGATCATCGAGTAGATCTGCAACGGCAGCGTCGAGGCGCCGACCCCGGCGGTGAAGAAGGTGATCACGAAGTCGTCGATCGACAGCGTGAACGCCATCAGGGCACCGGCCATGATGCCGGGCAGGATCTGCGGCAGGGTGACCAGCCGGAAGGCCTGCCACGGCGTGGCGCCCAGGTCACGGGCAGCCTCGACGAGGCTGTCGTCCATCCCCTGCATGCGCGCGCGCACCACAATGGCCACAAAGCCGATGCAGAACGCCACGTGCGCCAGGATGATGGACACCATGCCGAGCGTCAGGTTGATCATCACGAAGAAGATCAGCAGGCTGACGCCCATCAGGATTTCCGGGATGGCGATCGGTGTCAGCACCAGGAACGGCAGGAACTTCAGCTTGAACCGGTGCAGGGCGATGCCCGCGAGCGTGCCCAGCACGGTGGCGATCACGCTGGAGGTGACACCGATGATCAGCGAATTGACCGCTGCGGTGATCATCTCGTCGTTGTTGAAGAGCTTGACGTACCACTTGGTAGTGAAGCCGACCCATTCGGCGTTCAGGCGCGAATCGTTGAACGAGTACACAACCACGATCACCAGCGGCAGGTACAGGAACAGGTAGGCAAAGAGCGCACCGCTCCACAGCAGTACCGATTGCTTCTTAGCCATGCTTCTTGCCTCCCCGTGCCACGGCCGCACCCAGTGCCGCCATCAGCAGCACGCCGCCGGTCAGCATGATCGACAGCACGGCGCCGAACGGCCAGTCGCGCGTTTCAAGGAACTGCTGCTTGATCAGGTTGCCGATCATGATGCCCTCGGTGCCGCCGAGGATATCCGGAATGGCGAACATGCCCAGCGCCGGGATGAACACCAGTGCCGAACCGGCGAACACGCCGGGCAGGCTCAGGGGCCAGGTGATTTTCCAGAACCGCTGCCAGGCCGAGGCGCCCAGGTCCTGCGCAGCGTCCAGCAAGGCCGTGTCGTGTTTTTCGAGGTTGGCGTAGAGCGGCAGCACCATGAACGGCAGGTGCACGTATACCAGCCCGACAATGACCGCAAACGGGGTGAACAGCAGCGTGACCGGCTCGAAGCCCAGACCGGTCACCACGACGTTGACAGCCCTGGTAAAGGCGGACGACGGGCCGAGGATGATCATCCACGCGTAGATGCGGATCAGGAAGTTGGACCAGAACGGCAGGATCACCAAAAGCAGCAGCAGGTCGCGGTATTTCTTGTGGCTGCGGGCAATCAGCCACGCCAGCGGATACCCCATGACGATGCAGACCAGCGTCGTCAGGGCCGCATATCCGGCCGACTTGAGAAAGAGCTCGAAATACAACGGCTCTTCCACCAGCCGGTGGAAGCTTTCCAGCGTGAAGAAGTCCTGCCAGTTGCCGCTGTTGATCAGCACTTCGGTAGCGCCGGTCGCTTCGTCCGTGGTCCACAGCGGCAGCAGGCCGCCGTAGTCGCCCGGATAGCGGAAGGCGGCAAGCAGCATGATCAGCGACGGGATCAGGAAAAACACCACCAGATAAACGGTGGGTGGCCACGACAGCAGCCACTTGCCCAGCTGGGCGCGCATCGTCTTCATCGCCTCACTCCACGAGGAAGCTGCCGGCGTCAAAGCGCCAGGCGATCTCGACCAGGTCGTCGTCGTCGAAGAGCTTGGCCAGGCCCGGAGCCGAGTTGGGCAGCATGGCCTCGATCTTGACGCCGTCGGCCACCTCCACGATGTAGATGGTCACGTCCCCCAGGTACAGGCAGTCGTGAATCTTGCCCTTGAAGTAGGCTTCGTCGGGCAGGTCCGGCAGCTCGCGGTCGAGCTTGATCTTTTCCGGACGCAGCGCCAGCCAGCCTTTCTGGCCGGGCTGTGCACCCTGCGGCGCCAGCGCCTTCATCTCGCCGCAACCACGAATCTCGATCTGCATGGTGCCGTCGGCGTTCAGCGACTTGATTTCGCTTTCCAGCACGTTGCACTGGCCGATGAAGTCCGCGACAAACCGGTTTTTCGGGTAGGAGTAGATGGTTTCCGGAATGTCGAGCTGCTCGACCGAACCGGCACTCATCACGGCAATGCGGTGGCTCAGGGCCAGAGCTTCACCCTGGTCATGGGTGACATACACGAACGTGATGCCGACTTCGCGTTGCAGGTTGATCAGCTCGATCTGCATTTCTTCGCGCAGCTTGGCATCCAGCGCCGACAGCGGCTCGTCCAGCAACAGGAGGCGCGGACGGTCCACCAAGGCGCGGGCAATCGCCACGCGCTGGCGCTGGCCACCCGACAGCTCGTGCGGAAAGCGGCTGCCGAACTGCGTCAGGCGCACGTCTTCCAGCAGTTCATCCACCTGGGTGGCGATCCTGTCAGCGGCCCAGCCGGCCATCTTGAGCGGAAAAGCGATGTTGTCGCGCACGGTCATGTGCGGAAACAGGGCATAGCTCTGGAACACCGTATGCACCGGACGTTTTTCCGGCGGCACCAGCGACACGTCCTTGCCATCCAGCAGGATCTGGCCGGAGTCCGGCTGCTCGAAGCCCGCCAGCATCCGCAAAAGCGTGGTCTTGCCGCAGCCGGACGGCCCCAGCAAGGTAAAGAATTCGCCAGCCTCGACCGAGATGCTGACGCCGTTCACCGCCGTAAAGTCGCCAAAGCGTTTGACGACGTTGCGAATCTCAAGCAGAGCCATGTTTTCCCCCGCCCAAAAAGGGCGCTATTGTAGGCAAAACCCCCCCCGGTGCAAACCTGATTTGGCCAGAATCCGGCCAGAAAAATCCGCCTGCCGTTTCCCGTGTTTTCCCGGCGCGGATTTCCCCGCTGTGAAGCGGGGAAAAACAGCGTTTGGGGGCTTGCCGGCTACCAGCGGCCTTCTTCGAAAAAGCAGCGGTAACGCAGCAGCCACGGGGTGATGTCGATGCGCTGGGCTTCCAGCCAGTCCGGATTGAAATAGCTGTCGAGATAACGCTCGCCCGAGTCGCAGATCAGCGTGACGATGGCGCCCTGCTCGCCGCGCGCCACCATGCCCGAGGCGAGTTCGCACACGCCGAACAGGTTGGTGCCGGTCGAGCCGCCGCACTTGCGCCCCAGGACTTCGGACAGGAAATGCAGCGCAGCATAGCTGGCAGCATTGGGCACGCGGATCACCCGGTCCACGACGCTGGGAATGAACGATGGCTCGACCCGCGGCCGGCCGATGCCTTCGACGCCCGAGCCGCCCTCGCAGGTCAACGCGTCGTCACCGGTGTAGTAGCTGTCGTAGAACACCGAGTTTTCGGGATCGACCACGCAGACGCGGGTATCAAGCTTCTGGTAGCGGGTGTAACGGCCGAACGTGGCCGAGGTGCCGCCGGTCCCGGCTCCGCAGACGATCCAGCTCGGGATCGGGAACGGTTCAAGCTGCATCTGCCGGAAAATGGTGTCGGCAATGTTGTTGTTGCCGCGCCAGTCGGTCGCCCGTTCGGCATAGGTGAACTGGTCCATGTAATGGCCGTCCAGTTCGTGCGCCAGCCGGCGGGATTCGTCGTAGATGGTGGCCGGGTCCTCGACCAGATGGCAGCGCCCGCCCTGGAACTCGATGGCCCGGACTTTTTCCGCCGACGTGCCGCGCGGCATGACTGCGATGAACGGCAAGCCGAGCAGGCGGGCAAAGTAGGCTTCGGAGACTGCGGTCGAGCCACTGGAGGCCTCGATGATCGTCGTTCCTTCGCGGATCCAGCCATTGCACAGGCCGTACAGGAACAGTGACCGGGCCAGCCGGTGCTTGAGGCTGCCGGTAGGGTGGGTCGATTCGTCCTTGAAATACAGGTGGATGTGCGGAACCGCCGGTATCGTCAGCGGAATCAGGTGGGTATCGGACGAGCGATTGAAATCGGCCTCGATCTTGGCGATGGCGGAATGGATCCAGTGCGTCATGGTGTGACGTTTCCTCAACAGCAAACAGCTAAACACTGCATTCTAGAGGGGGAAGCCTGCCGGGTCCGCAAAGAAAAACGGCGCGGGGTGCGCGCCGTCAAACATCACATCAACACGAGAGGGAAATACGGACGGGAGCGGCCAGCCGTTCCCGTCATGACTCACGTCAGGCGACGCGGTCAGAACTTGGTGCCGATACCAACACCGATGATCCACGGGTTGATCTTGATCTTGCCAGCATCTTCACCATTAACCATCAGCTTGGTGTCCATCCATACCTTCTTCACGTCAAGGTTGACGAACACGTTCTTGTTGATGGCGTAGTCAGCACCGATCTGCAGGGCACCGCCCCAGCTGTTCTTCTTGATGTTGACGCTGTCAGCACCAGTCACGGCTTCAGCAGTCTTGAAGTTGGTGTTGTAGAAACGGGTGTAGTTGATGCCGGCACCCACGTACGGACGGAAGTCAGCGTCCGGCATGAAGTGGTATTGCAGGGTCAGGGTCGGCGGCAGCACCCACACCGAACCGATGTCACCGCCACCAGAGGTCACATTGTGCTTGGAAGTACCCAGAATCAGCTCGGCGCCGATGTTCTTGGTGATCATATAGGTCAAGTCAAGCTCCGGGGTCATGGCTTGCTTGACGTTCAGACCCAGATCGCTGGCAGTCTGTGACGTGCTCACTTCCGGAGCGATGTACAAACCACGTACGCGCACCAGCACGTCACCTGCGTCAGCCATCGAAACGGCCGGAGCAAAGGCTGCACCTGCCAGAAGAGCCAGAGCCAGTTTTTTCATGTTGAGTTCTCCAAAGTTTGTCCGCAGACCGGAAAATGTTGCGCTATCTCGAATATCAAGCGCTGTTTCAGTTGTCCGGCGGCAGTTTAACCATATTGATTAGTCAATTTTTACGACACATGGCTATCGTGGGCATATTCATGCTTTTGCCATGATCTCGATCAAATTTGCCGGACGGATTTGGCACCAAATTCCTTCACGTTGTTGTCAATTTGACACATCTTTCGTCTCCGCCTAGCCTCGAAACATTTCAGCCATTCATCATTGTCACCATGCACTACCGTGACCTGCGCGACTTCATCGCGGCCCTCGAAGCCCGGGGCGAACTCAAACGTGTCGGGCAGCCTGTATCGCCCCGCCTGGAAATGACAGATCTCTGCGACCGCACCCTGCGCGCAGAAGGACCAGCCTTGCTGTTTGAGGCACCGCAAACCGGCAACACTCGCTATGCCAGCCCGGTGCTGGGCAACCTTTTTGGCACTCCGCAGCGGGTCGCACTGGGCATGGGAGCCGAAAACGTGTCGGCCCTGCGCGACATCGGCCAGTTGCTGGCCATGCTCAAGGAGCCCGAGCCGCCCAAAGGCCTGCGCGATGCCTGGGACAAGTTTCCGCTATATAAAAAGGTGCTCGACATGGCACCGAAAACCATCCGCCGGGCCCCGGTGCAGGAAGTGGTCGAAGAAGGCCCTGAGGTCAACCTCGCCCGCCTGCCGGTCTGGCACTGCTGGCCCGGCGACGTTGCCCCGCTGATTACCTGGGGGCTGACCGTCACCCGCGGGCCGGCCAAAAAGCGCCAGAACCTCGGCATTTACCGCCAGCAGGTCATCAGCCGCAACCAGGTCATCATGCGCTGGCTGGCTCACCGCGGCGGGGCGCTGGATTTCCGCGACTGGCGCCGCACCCGCCCGGGTGAACCGTTCCCGGTGTCGGTGGTGCTGGGCTGCGACCCGGCCACCATCCTAGGCGCCGTTACCCCGGTGCCGGATACCCTGTCGGAATACCAGTTTGCCGGCCTGCTGCGCGGCAGCCGCACCGAACTGACCCAGAGCCTTGGCAACGACCTGCAAGTGCCGGCCTTTGCCGAAATCGTGCTGGAAGGCCACCTCAGCCCCTGCGAAGCCGGCTTCAGCGGCGTCAGCGAACACGGTATCCCGTTAAAAGAAATCGACGGCTACCTGCACGCTCTGGAGGGGCCGTATGGCGACCATACCGGCTATTACAACGAGCAGGACTGGTTCCCGGTCTTCACCATCGACCGCCTGACCCGCCGGCCCGACGCGATCTACCACAGCACCTACACCGGCAAGCCGATCGACGAACCGGCCGTGCTTGGCGTGGCACTCAACGAAGTGTTCGTGCCGATCCTGCAAAAGCAGTTCCCGGAAATCGTCGACTTCTACCTGCCGCCGGAAGGTTGCAGCTACCGCATGGCAGTGGTGTCGATCAGGAAGCAGTACGCCGGTCACGCCAAGCGGGTGATGATGGGGTGCTGGAGCTTCCTGCGCCAGTTCATGTACACCAAGTTCATCGTGGTGGTGGACGACGACATCGACACCCGCGACTGGAAAGAGGTCATGTGGGCCATCACCACCCGCATGGATCCGGTGCGCGACACGGTGCTGGTGGAAAACACCCCGATCGACTATCTGGATTTCGCCAGCCCGGTGTCTGGGCTGGGCGGCAAGATGGGGATGGATGCGACCAACAAGTGGCCGGGCGAAACCGACCGTGAATGGGGCCGCCCCATCGTCAAGGATGCAGCGGTGGCAGCCCGGGTCGACCAGCTGTGGCAGACGCTGGGCCTGTAGCCGGTAATGACAAGAGGCTTGTCTGACCGCAAGTCCGGCCGAAGGCCGGACTGGTAGTCTGGGTCCAGTCCTCTGTCACTTTACCTAAGGAGCAGGTCATGGAACGCGTACGGGTCATCCAGTATGGCTGCGGCAAGATGGGGCAGGTCACCCTGCGTTATCTGGTGGAGAAAGGCTGCGAGATCGTCGGCGCCATCGATACCGATCCGGCACTGGTCGGCCGCGATGCCGGCGACGTGGCCGGCATCGGGCGACGCCTGAACGTGCCGGTACGGGCAGATGCCGAAGCCGTGTTTGCCGAGTGCGACGCCCATGTCGCCATCGTGGCCGTCGGCAGCCTGATGGACGACATGTACCCGCACTTCGAGCGCTGCGCCCGCCATGGCGTCAACGCCATTTCCACCTGCGAGGAAGCGTTCTATCCGTGGACCACCTCGCCGGCACTGACCAGCCGGCTGGACGTGCTGGCCAAACAGCATGGCTGTACGCTGACCGGTTCCGGCTACCAGGACGTCTACTGGGGCAACCTGATCACCACGCTGGCCGGCTCCAGCCACTGCATCAACCGCATCGAGGGCGTATCCAGCTACAACGTCGAGGATTACGGCATCGCCCTGGCCCGGGTACACGGCGTCGGCCTGACTCCCGAGGCCTTCCAGCGCGAAATCGCCGAAGCCACGGCCCTGCCCTCGTACATGTGGAACGCCTGCGAATGGCTGGCCGCGCAACTGGGGCTGACCATCGCCAGCATCAGCCAGAAACAGGTGCCGATCCTGGCACAGTCCGACACCCCCAGCCGCACCATGGGCCGCACCATCCGCGCCGGTGAGGCACTGGGCATGTCCGCCGTGGTGACCCTCGTCACCCGGCAAGGGCCGGTGATCGAAAGCCAGTGCATCGGCAAGGTCTACCTGCCGGGCGAAACCGACCGCAACGACTGGGTGCTGCGCGGCGAACCGGACACGTTCGTCCAGATCAGCCGCCCATCCACGGTGGAACTCACCTGCGCCAGCGTCGTCAACCGGGTACCGGACGTGATTGCCGCACCGGCCGGCTTTGTTACTTCGGAAAAGATGCCGCCGGCGGCCTATCGCGCCTGGCCGATGCATTTTTACCTGTAAGCACCGGGCCCGCCCCGGGGCTGCACCCGCCGCCACGCCGTGGCGGCTTTTTCATGCCGGTTGCCTCAGGGCAGCAGGCGCGAGGCCGTATGCTGGTTGGCCTTTTTCAGTGCCGCCACCATGGCCGGAAAATCCAGCCCGTGCCCATCCTGCAAGGCACGCGCCCGGGCTTCCAGCTGGTCAAAGCGCAGGGCATGTCCCGGTGCATCGCGCAGGGCAAACGCGGCCACATTGCCGTGGGTTTCGGCCGGCAGGACCAGTACCCGGCCGTCAAAGGCGTGGCGCATGGCATCCAGATGCTGGTGATAGCGCGGGTGCCGGCTCCACAGGTTGACTGCCAGCACGCCGCCCTCGCCGAGGGCCATGCGGCAATCGTGCAGGAAGGGCTCGGCCACCATGGCCGTGATGATGTTGTAGCCGTCAAAGGCGTCGATCAGGACGGTGTCGAAAGCCGCCGTCTGCCGCCCCATGTAATCCACCCCGTCGCCGGTGACCACCTGCATGCGCTCGTCGGCAGGCAGGCAGAACATCGACTGGCACAGCGCCACCACCTGCGGATTGAGCTCCACGGCCACATTCATCGACTCGGGCAGCCGGGCATGGAAAAAGCGCGGCAGGCTGCCGCCCCCCAGTCCGACATGCAGGATGCGCCGGGGAGATGCCTGCAGGAGCAGACAGCCCGCCATGGCGCGGGTATAGGCCAGCACCAGCTCGGCCGGATCGCTGATGCGCATCTGCGATTGCAGGGTGTCGGAGCCGAGATACATCGAGCGCAGGCCGTTGTCTTCGCCGACGGCGACCTCGGGCAAGCCACCCGGACGCTGGCCCTTGCGCCGGCGCATGGCGAGAAAATCACTCACCGCAGCCCCCGGCCTTCGGGCGTGAATCGAGGATGCTGAACGTGCGGCGCGGCTGACCGTCTTCGTCCGCCGGCACCGGATCGCGGAATTCTTCCTTGTCGAATGCCGTGTCGCCGCCCTCGGACGGCAGCGCGTCGCCGACCTTGAGCCCGGCAAACGGATAGAGTGCGGTATCGGCCAGATGCGACGGCACCACGTTTTGCAGGGCGCGGAACATGGTTTCCACCCGGCCCGGGAAACGGCGGTCCCAGTCGTTGATCATCTCCTTCACCACCTGGCGCTGCAGGTTGGGCTGCGACCCGCACAGGTTGCACGGAATGATCGGAAACTCCCGCAGCCCGGCGTAGCGCTCGATGTCCTTTTCGCGGCAGTACGCCAGCGGGCGGATCACCACGTGCTTGCCGTTGTCGGACAGCAGCTTGGGCGGCATGGCCTTGAGCTTGCCGCCGTAGAACATGTTGAGGAACAGGGTCTGCAGGATGTCGTCGCGGTGGTGTCCCAAGGCGATCTTGGTCGCATCCAGTTCACCGGCCACCCGGTACAGCACCCCGCGGCGCAGTCGCGAGCACAGGCTGCAGGTGGTCTTGCCTTCCGGCACCAGCCGCTTGACGATCGAATAGGTATCTTCTTCTACGATACGGTATTCGACGCCGAGGGATTCGAGATAGGCCGGCAGCACGTCTTCCGGAAAACCCGGCTGTTTCTGGTCGAGGTTGACCGCTACGATGGAGAAGTCGATCGGGGCGGATTTTTGCAGCCCCAGCAGGATATCGAGCAGGGCGTAGCTGTCCTTGCCGCCCGACAGGCAGACCATGACGCGGTCTCCCGCCTCGATCATGTTGAAGTCGTTGATGGCATCGCCAACCTCGTGGCGCAGGCGCTTGACGAGCTTGTTGGCGTTACGGGAAGTCTTGCGGGCTGCCGCTTCGTCGGCAACCGGAATCATATCAGTCATGAAACAACCGCTAAATCAGCAAATTGCGCGATTTTACCGCGAAACCGTCCTCCCCGCGTCACCACAATTCTTGACGATTGCCGTATGCCTCGTGCCTAATCCCGAGGCTTTTCGAATGATTACTCTAGGCTAGGCCATGACAGACTCGACCTTACCCCCGCTTGTTGTACGCGGCCATGTACTCAAACCCGTCGTCCAGGGCGGCATGGGCGTGGGCATTTCCGCCCACCAGCTCGCCGGTACGGTTGCGCGTGAAGGCGCGGTAGGCACCATCGCCAGTGTCGATCTGCGGCACCTGCACCCCGATCTGGTCGAAGCATCGCTGCACGCAAAATGCACCGAAGACTACGACCGCCTCAACCTGATCGCGCTTGACCGCGAGATCAAGCGCGCACTGGAGATCGCCGACGGCGAAGGCCTGGTGTCGGTCAACGTGATGAAAGCCGTCGACGCCCACGCCAAATACGTGCGCCAGGCCTGCGAATCCGGTGCCCAGGCCATCACCATGGGCGCCGGCCTGCCGCTCGACCTGCCGGACATGGTCAGCGAACACCCCAACGTCGCCCTGCTGCCGATCCTCAGCGAATCGCGCGGCATCGGCATCGTGCTCAAGCGCTGGATGAAAAAGAATCGCCTGCCGGATGCCATCGTGATCGAACACCCGGCCCATGCCGGCGGTCACCTCGGTGCCGCCAAGCGCGAGGACATTGCCGACGGCCGTTTCGATTTCGCCCGCGTGCTGGAAGAAACCTTTGAACTCTTCAAGTCACTGGGGCTGGAACGCGAGCGCATCCCGCTGGTTGTTGCGGGCGGCATCAACAGCTTTGAAAAGGTCAGGCACTACCTCGGCCTCGGCGCCGCAGGCGTACAGGTCGGCACGGCCTTTGCCGTGACCCGCGAAGGCGATGCCCACATCAACTTCAAGAACGTGCTGGCAGGTGCCAAGAAAGAGGACGTGGTCGAATTCATGAGCGTGGCCGGCCTGCCGGCCCGCGGCGTGCTCACTCCGTTCCTCAAGAGCTACCTCAAGCGCGAGGAGAAGCTCCAGGCCAACGCCAAGGCCGACCCGGGCCGCTGCACCCAGGCACTCAACTGCCTGTCGGTCTGCGGACTGCGTGACGGCATCAGCAAGATCGGCCAGTTCTGCATCGACCTCAAGCTGTCGGCCGCCTTCCGCGGCGAAGTCGACAAAGGCCTGTTCTTCCGCGGCAAGGATCCGCTGCCGTTTGGCGACGCCATCCGGTCGGTACGCGAACTGCTCGACTACCTGACCACCGGCGTCAAGCCCGACCTGAACGTACGCCCGGCCTGATCTTGGCCATCCGCCCCGCCTGAATGGACATGCCCTCGTTTGAGGGCATGTCTGTTTTTGTCTCCGGAAACTGTATTACCTGTCGCATCCCGGACGATCATCTGAGCAAACGTATCTGGAAACTGACCCTTGCCCGTGAGAGTTTGGGTCAGCTTCTGGCAACGCTCAAGGCCCAGTCAAAATGATCGTCAAACTACACAAGCAGGCTCGCACCACGCCAGC belongs to Laribacter hongkongensis DSM 14985 and includes:
- a CDS encoding ABC transporter permease, which gives rise to MAKKQSVLLWSGALFAYLFLYLPLVIVVVYSFNDSRLNAEWVGFTTKWYVKLFNNDEMITAAVNSLIIGVTSSVIATVLGTLAGIALHRFKLKFLPFLVLTPIAIPEILMGVSLLIFFVMINLTLGMVSIILAHVAFCIGFVAIVVRARMQGMDDSLVEAARDLGATPWQAFRLVTLPQILPGIMAGALMAFTLSIDDFVITFFTAGVGASTLPLQIYSMIKIAVTPEVNAVSSLLMLLTLCLILIASRLSPSSLKSHG
- a CDS encoding ABC transporter permease, with the translated sequence MKTMRAQLGKWLLSWPPTVYLVVFFLIPSLIMLLAAFRYPGDYGGLLPLWTTDEATGATEVLINSGNWQDFFTLESFHRLVEEPLYFELFLKSAGYAALTTLVCIVMGYPLAWLIARSHKKYRDLLLLLVILPFWSNFLIRIYAWMIILGPSSAFTRAVNVVVTGLGFEPVTLLFTPFAVIVGLVYVHLPFMVLPLYANLEKHDTALLDAAQDLGASAWQRFWKITWPLSLPGVFAGSALVFIPALGMFAIPDILGGTEGIMIGNLIKQQFLETRDWPFGAVLSIMLTGGVLLMAALGAAVARGGKKHG
- a CDS encoding ABC transporter ATP-binding protein gives rise to the protein MALLEIRNVVKRFGDFTAVNGVSISVEAGEFFTLLGPSGCGKTTLLRMLAGFEQPDSGQILLDGKDVSLVPPEKRPVHTVFQSYALFPHMTVRDNIAFPLKMAGWAADRIATQVDELLEDVRLTQFGSRFPHELSGGQRQRVAIARALVDRPRLLLLDEPLSALDAKLREEMQIELINLQREVGITFVYVTHDQGEALALSHRIAVMSAGSVEQLDIPETIYSYPKNRFVADFIGQCNVLESEIKSLNADGTMQIEIRGCGEMKALAPQGAQPGQKGWLALRPEKIKLDRELPDLPDEAYFKGKIHDCLYLGDVTIYIVEVADGVKIEAMLPNSAPGLAKLFDDDDLVEIAWRFDAGSFLVE
- a CDS encoding PLP-dependent cysteine synthase family protein encodes the protein MTHWIHSAIAKIEADFNRSSDTHLIPLTIPAVPHIHLYFKDESTHPTGSLKHRLARSLFLYGLCNGWIREGTTIIEASSGSTAVSEAYFARLLGLPFIAVMPRGTSAEKVRAIEFQGGRCHLVEDPATIYDESRRLAHELDGHYMDQFTYAERATDWRGNNNIADTIFRQMQLEPFPIPSWIVCGAGTGGTSATFGRYTRYQKLDTRVCVVDPENSVFYDSYYTGDDALTCEGGSGVEGIGRPRVEPSFIPSVVDRVIRVPNAASYAALHFLSEVLGRKCGGSTGTNLFGVCELASGMVARGEQGAIVTLICDSGERYLDSYFNPDWLEAQRIDITPWLLRYRCFFEEGRW
- a CDS encoding OmpW/AlkL family protein; protein product: MKKLALALLAGAAFAPAVSMADAGDVLVRVRGLYIAPEVSTSQTASDLGLNVKQAMTPELDLTYMITKNIGAELILGTSKHNVTSGGGDIGSVWVLPPTLTLQYHFMPDADFRPYVGAGINYTRFYNTNFKTAEAVTGADSVNIKKNSWGGALQIGADYAINKNVFVNLDVKKVWMDTKLMVNGEDAGKIKINPWIIGVGIGTKF
- the ubiD gene encoding 4-hydroxy-3-polyprenylbenzoate decarboxylase; this encodes MHYRDLRDFIAALEARGELKRVGQPVSPRLEMTDLCDRTLRAEGPALLFEAPQTGNTRYASPVLGNLFGTPQRVALGMGAENVSALRDIGQLLAMLKEPEPPKGLRDAWDKFPLYKKVLDMAPKTIRRAPVQEVVEEGPEVNLARLPVWHCWPGDVAPLITWGLTVTRGPAKKRQNLGIYRQQVISRNQVIMRWLAHRGGALDFRDWRRTRPGEPFPVSVVLGCDPATILGAVTPVPDTLSEYQFAGLLRGSRTELTQSLGNDLQVPAFAEIVLEGHLSPCEAGFSGVSEHGIPLKEIDGYLHALEGPYGDHTGYYNEQDWFPVFTIDRLTRRPDAIYHSTYTGKPIDEPAVLGVALNEVFVPILQKQFPEIVDFYLPPEGCSYRMAVVSIRKQYAGHAKRVMMGCWSFLRQFMYTKFIVVVDDDIDTRDWKEVMWAITTRMDPVRDTVLVENTPIDYLDFASPVSGLGGKMGMDATNKWPGETDREWGRPIVKDAAVAARVDQLWQTLGL
- a CDS encoding NAD(P)H-dependent amine dehydrogenase family protein; amino-acid sequence: MERVRVIQYGCGKMGQVTLRYLVEKGCEIVGAIDTDPALVGRDAGDVAGIGRRLNVPVRADAEAVFAECDAHVAIVAVGSLMDDMYPHFERCARHGVNAISTCEEAFYPWTTSPALTSRLDVLAKQHGCTLTGSGYQDVYWGNLITTLAGSSHCINRIEGVSSYNVEDYGIALARVHGVGLTPEAFQREIAEATALPSYMWNACEWLAAQLGLTIASISQKQVPILAQSDTPSRTMGRTIRAGEALGMSAVVTLVTRQGPVIESQCIGKVYLPGETDRNDWVLRGEPDTFVQISRPSTVELTCASVVNRVPDVIAAPAGFVTSEKMPPAAYRAWPMHFYL
- a CDS encoding polyamine aminopropyltransferase, giving the protein MSDFLAMRRRKGQRPGGLPEVAVGEDNGLRSMYLGSDTLQSQMRISDPAELVLAYTRAMAGCLLLQASPRRILHVGLGGGSLPRFFHARLPESMNVAVELNPQVVALCQSMFCLPADERMQVVTGDGVDYMGRQTAAFDTVLIDAFDGYNIITAMVAEPFLHDCRMALGEGGVLAVNLWSRHPRYHQHLDAMRHAFDGRVLVLPAETHGNVAAFALRDAPGHALRFDQLEARARALQDGHGLDFPAMVAALKKANQHTASRLLP
- the ttcA gene encoding tRNA 2-thiocytidine(32) synthetase TtcA; translation: MIPVADEAAARKTSRNANKLVKRLRHEVGDAINDFNMIEAGDRVMVCLSGGKDSYALLDILLGLQKSAPIDFSIVAVNLDQKQPGFPEDVLPAYLESLGVEYRIVEEDTYSIVKRLVPEGKTTCSLCSRLRRGVLYRVAGELDATKIALGHHRDDILQTLFLNMFYGGKLKAMPPKLLSDNGKHVVIRPLAYCREKDIERYAGLREFPIIPCNLCGSQPNLQRQVVKEMINDWDRRFPGRVETMFRALQNVVPSHLADTALYPFAGLKVGDALPSEGGDTAFDKEEFRDPVPADEDGQPRRTFSILDSRPKAGGCGE
- a CDS encoding NAD(P)H-dependent flavin oxidoreductase, yielding MTDSTLPPLVVRGHVLKPVVQGGMGVGISAHQLAGTVAREGAVGTIASVDLRHLHPDLVEASLHAKCTEDYDRLNLIALDREIKRALEIADGEGLVSVNVMKAVDAHAKYVRQACESGAQAITMGAGLPLDLPDMVSEHPNVALLPILSESRGIGIVLKRWMKKNRLPDAIVIEHPAHAGGHLGAAKREDIADGRFDFARVLEETFELFKSLGLERERIPLVVAGGINSFEKVRHYLGLGAAGVQVGTAFAVTREGDAHINFKNVLAGAKKEDVVEFMSVAGLPARGVLTPFLKSYLKREEKLQANAKADPGRCTQALNCLSVCGLRDGISKIGQFCIDLKLSAAFRGEVDKGLFFRGKDPLPFGDAIRSVRELLDYLTTGVKPDLNVRPA